In Egibacteraceae bacterium, the following proteins share a genomic window:
- a CDS encoding PIG-L family deacetylase: protein MSTNDRPPRVLGVFAHPDDEVFCAGGTLAHYTAQGAEAMVVSATRGEAGQIRDATIATRATISAVRETELRRACDLLGVRHVTCLDHRDGALAETPPDTLATEIAQVIDAFEPDVLITFGDDGAYGHPDHIAISAATSFAVERTRARAVRLFHSHFPRSGILLRERLARWLVELGNQFRGSVDFAHALSLFAQESTTMRFAGDDVDVRWFPPGFAIVEQGEPATALYLILSGEADVVRDEPDGDRHVVARLGTGEFFGELGVAHHTPRTAHVVASTSTTCLVLTADEPERFTGRGASARLVGSVEGEDGPPIGHGATTVMDVRDHVDAKVAAIAAYRSQYPIEPGMFPPGMLADMYGTEYFVRILPPPAPDTDLFG from the coding sequence ATGAGCACCAACGACCGTCCACCGCGTGTGCTGGGGGTCTTCGCCCATCCCGACGACGAGGTGTTCTGCGCGGGCGGCACGCTCGCGCACTACACCGCGCAGGGCGCCGAGGCCATGGTCGTGTCGGCGACCCGCGGGGAGGCCGGGCAGATCCGCGACGCGACGATCGCCACCCGCGCCACGATCAGTGCGGTGCGCGAGACGGAGCTGCGCCGGGCCTGTGACCTCCTCGGGGTGCGCCACGTCACGTGCCTGGACCACCGCGACGGGGCGTTGGCCGAGACCCCACCCGACACGCTCGCCACCGAGATCGCGCAGGTCATCGACGCCTTCGAGCCAGACGTCCTGATCACGTTCGGCGACGACGGCGCCTACGGCCACCCGGACCACATCGCGATCAGCGCGGCCACGAGCTTCGCCGTCGAACGCACCCGGGCTCGGGCCGTGCGCCTGTTCCACAGTCACTTCCCCCGCAGCGGGATCCTGCTGCGGGAGCGGCTGGCCCGCTGGCTCGTGGAGCTCGGGAACCAGTTCCGCGGCTCGGTGGACTTCGCGCACGCGCTGTCGTTGTTCGCCCAGGAGTCCACCACCATGCGCTTCGCCGGCGACGACGTCGACGTCCGATGGTTCCCGCCCGGGTTCGCCATCGTCGAGCAGGGCGAGCCCGCGACGGCGCTCTACCTGATCCTGTCGGGCGAGGCCGACGTCGTGCGCGACGAGCCCGACGGCGACCGCCACGTCGTGGCGCGCCTCGGGACCGGTGAGTTCTTCGGGGAGCTCGGCGTGGCGCATCACACGCCGCGCACCGCGCACGTCGTCGCGTCGACCAGCACGACGTGCCTGGTGCTGACCGCGGACGAACCCGAGCGCTTCACCGGCCGTGGCGCGTCCGCGCGGCTCGTCGGCTCCGTCGAAGGAGAGGACGGTCCCCCCATCGGCCACGGTGCCACCACCGTCATGGACGTGCGTGACCACGTCGACGCGAAGGTCGCCGCCATCGCCGCGTACCGCTCGCAGTACCCCATCGAGCCGGGCATGTTCCCGCCCGGCATGCTCGCCGACATGTACGGCACCGAGTACTTCGTGCGAATCCTCCCGCCGCCGGCGCCCGATACCGACCTGTTCGGCTGA
- a CDS encoding APC family permease — translation MSSSARSGATWPGGRSWSASWRAARRWRSRSACSPPPELARPLAVGAVVALTAVNYRGVRKTATLTKVIVALVLASLATVVVAALAGGAAEPSRLTEGLTAGGVRGILQAAGLLFFAFAGYARIATLGEEVVDPARTIPRAIPLALGITLAVHAVVAASALMAAGPEALAAADAPLAAAVTAGTLGQLAPVVRVGATVAALGVLLSLIVGISRTAFAMAGNGDLPRWFAAVHPRYAVPHRAEVAVAVLVAVTAALVDLRQAIGFSAFAVLTYYAVTNAAAWTLTRAQRRWPRPVAAAGVAGCAVLAFSLPVESVVVGVGVLAVGALVWAVQQTRR, via the coding sequence GTGAGCAGCTCGGCGCGTTCTGGGGCTACCTGGCCGGGTGGGCGTTCGTGGTCGGCAAGCTGGCGAGCTGCGCGGCGATGGCGCTCACGTTCGGCGTGTTCGCCGCCCCCCGAGCTGGCCCGCCCCCTGGCGGTCGGGGCGGTGGTCGCCCTGACGGCGGTGAACTACCGGGGGGTGCGCAAGACCGCGACGCTGACCAAGGTGATCGTCGCGCTGGTCCTGGCCAGCCTGGCCACCGTGGTTGTGGCCGCCCTGGCCGGCGGCGCCGCGGAGCCGTCACGGCTCACCGAGGGCCTGACCGCCGGCGGGGTCCGCGGCATCCTGCAGGCCGCTGGTCTGCTGTTCTTCGCCTTCGCGGGCTACGCCCGCATCGCCACCCTCGGCGAGGAGGTCGTCGACCCCGCCCGCACCATCCCCCGGGCCATCCCGCTGGCCCTCGGCATCACCCTCGCCGTGCATGCCGTCGTGGCCGCCTCGGCGCTGATGGCCGCCGGTCCGGAAGCGCTCGCCGCCGCCGACGCCCCCCTCGCTGCGGCGGTCACCGCCGGCACACTCGGCCAGCTCGCCCCCGTGGTCCGCGTCGGCGCGACCGTGGCGGCCCTGGGTGTCCTGCTGAGCCTCATCGTCGGCATCAGCCGCACGGCCTTCGCCATGGCCGGCAACGGCGACCTGCCCCGGTGGTTCGCGGCCGTGCACCCGCGCTACGCGGTCCCCCACCGCGCCGAGGTGGCGGTGGCCGTGCTCGTTGCGGTGACCGCCGCCCTCGTCGATCTGCGCCAGGCGATCGGCTTCAGCGCGTTCGCGGTGCTCACCTACTACGCCGTCACCAACGCCGCGGCATGGACGCTGACCCGGGCGCAACGCCGGTGGCCGCGGCCGGTGGCCGCCGCGGGTGTCGCCGGCTGTGCCGTGCTCGCGTTCAGCCTGCCGGTCGAGTCCGTGGTCGTCGGCGTGGGCGTCCTCGCGGTCGGCGCGCTGGTGTGGGCCGTCCAGCAGACCCGGAGGTAG
- a CDS encoding 4'-phosphopantetheinyl transferase superfamily protein, with protein MRERSSDSVRARVRVWVARLDEEPPTPAALAAVLTDEERHRAAAIASAVQRRRFVVGRGVLRALLAAAMRCPPQEVAIVRPGHGKPTVVGRAGAAGRPPQFNVSHSEGLLVVAIGADTGVGVDIERLRRLRDPEALAARVLAPEERAAFDGAPDRDAALLERWTGKEAVLKGLGDGLAGDPAAVVVDAVGPDPRARAVRIGGVGSPWHVRSLTPAPGYVGAVAAPCPGFSLQVRSWTAP; from the coding sequence GTGCGTGAGCGGTCGAGCGACTCGGTCCGTGCGCGGGTGCGGGTGTGGGTCGCCCGACTCGACGAGGAACCCCCGACGCCGGCCGCGCTGGCCGCGGTCCTCACCGACGAGGAGCGGCACCGGGCCGCGGCCATCGCGTCAGCGGTCCAGCGACGTCGGTTCGTCGTGGGCCGCGGCGTCCTGCGCGCACTGCTGGCCGCCGCGATGCGGTGCCCCCCGCAGGAGGTGGCGATCGTCCGTCCAGGCCACGGCAAGCCGACGGTGGTGGGGCGGGCCGGCGCGGCGGGCCGGCCACCGCAGTTCAACGTGTCGCACTCCGAGGGCCTGCTCGTGGTGGCGATCGGCGCCGACACGGGCGTGGGCGTCGACATCGAGCGGCTGCGGCGGCTGCGCGACCCCGAAGCGCTGGCCGCCCGGGTGCTCGCCCCCGAGGAGCGCGCCGCGTTCGACGGTGCGCCGGACCGTGATGCGGCGCTGCTCGAACGGTGGACCGGCAAGGAGGCGGTCCTGAAGGGTCTCGGGGACGGCCTCGCCGGCGATCCCGCAGCGGTGGTGGTCGATGCCGTCGGGCCGGACCCGCGCGCCCGCGCGGTGCGAATCGGGGGCGTGGGGTCGCCGTGGCACGTCCGCAGCCTCACGCCCGCCCCGGGCTACGTCGGCGCGGTCGCCGCCCCGTGCCCGGGATTCTCGCTGCAGGTGCGGTCGTGGACCGCTCCCTGA
- a CDS encoding pyridoxal-phosphate dependent enzyme: MDDPIVVEITDPRVTRDGVALLTTLEGGNPSRSIKDRMVRGELGELVAAGALRPGDSVSEVSAGSTARSLALYCRERGLACELFVPDTLPDDQVAELGQLGARVHRGSRETGYALYEEFCAREQPYRFEQLTDPTKSRHYRILGAAAQAFAGTVDAVLGAVGTGHSLLGTAEGIQPRPLVVSAEPADPGAIAGVRNVELERFGPQDGCTPDLFDLRLVLSADQRRDYASVRTDRGAMSVGESFALVLSAVPSLLEARPVSRVFLVGAANRLEAQQTAAVPG, from the coding sequence GTGGACGACCCGATCGTGGTGGAGATCACCGACCCCCGCGTGACACGGGACGGGGTGGCGCTGCTCACCACCCTGGAGGGCGGCAACCCGTCCCGCTCGATCAAGGATCGCATGGTGCGCGGCGAGCTCGGCGAGCTTGTCGCCGCGGGCGCGTTGCGGCCGGGGGACAGCGTCTCGGAGGTCAGCGCGGGCAGCACGGCACGATCGCTCGCCCTGTACTGCCGGGAGCGCGGTCTGGCCTGTGAGCTGTTCGTCCCCGACACGCTGCCCGACGACCAGGTCGCCGAGCTCGGGCAGCTCGGGGCGCGGGTGCACCGCGGGTCGCGCGAGACCGGCTACGCGCTCTACGAGGAGTTCTGCGCCCGTGAGCAGCCGTACCGCTTCGAGCAGCTCACCGACCCCACGAAGAGTCGGCACTACCGTATCCTCGGGGCGGCAGCCCAGGCGTTCGCGGGAACCGTCGACGCCGTGCTCGGCGCGGTGGGGACCGGCCACTCCCTGCTCGGCACCGCCGAGGGCATCCAGCCGCGGCCGCTGGTCGTGTCTGCCGAACCCGCTGACCCCGGCGCCATCGCCGGGGTGCGCAACGTCGAGCTCGAGCGCTTCGGACCCCAGGACGGGTGCACCCCAGACCTGTTCGACCTGCGGTTGGTGCTGTCGGCCGACCAACGCCGGGACTACGCCAGCGTGCGCACCGACCGGGGTGCGATGTCCGTCGGCGAGTCGTTCGCGCTCGTGCTGTCCGCCGTACCGTCGCTGCTCGAGGCGCGACCCGTGAGCCGGGTCTTCCTCGTCGGGGCGGCCAACCGCTTGGAGGCGCAGCAGACCGCGGCGGTCCCCGGATGA
- a CDS encoding ThiF family adenylyltransferase, giving the protein MDELYRERFARTFGILDESQMRRISATTVAVAGLGMGGSTFIDLVRLGFERFHVADPDVYERTNINRQRVATEATIGKRKDDTLIAEARAVNPAIAVEAFADGVQADNVERFLDGVDWVVDTVDVYAMDCKLLLAERAHQRGIPLVSCATLGHGAVVMVFDPADPAAPSFAQLSGITAEGGRQENLDRFVTMMMPEVPDYMLEQAQRAMEGKGHIPFVVTGVEVAAVLAGVQILNHMFATGARPTAPRGVFCEPVALRLEEFVSPATGGR; this is encoded by the coding sequence GTGGACGAGCTGTACCGGGAGCGCTTCGCGCGGACCTTCGGCATCCTCGACGAGTCCCAGATGCGCCGCATCAGCGCGACCACCGTCGCGGTGGCAGGGCTCGGCATGGGCGGCTCCACCTTCATCGACCTCGTCCGCCTGGGCTTCGAGCGCTTCCACGTCGCTGACCCCGACGTCTACGAGCGCACGAACATCAACCGGCAGCGCGTGGCCACCGAGGCGACGATCGGCAAGCGCAAAGACGACACGCTGATCGCCGAGGCTCGCGCCGTCAACCCGGCGATCGCGGTCGAGGCGTTCGCCGACGGCGTGCAGGCCGACAACGTCGAACGGTTCCTGGACGGGGTGGACTGGGTCGTCGACACCGTCGACGTCTACGCCATGGACTGCAAGCTGCTGCTGGCGGAGCGCGCGCACCAGCGCGGGATCCCCCTCGTCTCGTGCGCCACGCTCGGACACGGTGCGGTGGTGATGGTCTTCGATCCCGCGGACCCCGCCGCCCCGTCGTTCGCACAGCTCTCGGGGATCACCGCCGAGGGCGGTCGTCAGGAGAACCTCGACCGGTTCGTGACGATGATGATGCCGGAGGTGCCCGACTACATGCTCGAGCAGGCGCAACGCGCGATGGAGGGCAAGGGCCACATCCCGTTCGTGGTCACCGGCGTGGAAGTCGCCGCCGTGCTGGCCGGTGTGCAGATCCTCAACCACATGTTCGCCACGGGCGCGCGCCCGACGGCGCCGAGGGGGGTGTTCTGCGAGCCGGTGGCCCTGCGTCTCGAGGAGTTCGTGTCGCCCGCAACCGGAGGAAGGTGA
- a CDS encoding SOS response-associated peptidase codes for MCGRFVAITDPDGLARFLVVDDRDAGALAPSYNVAPTQEVYAARVRRGRRTLVTLRWGLVPHWADDPAVGSRHINARAESAADKPAFRDAFARHRCLIPADGFYEWRTGPDGAKVPHYVTAADGGLLAFAGLWSAWGGPDRDEPLRTCAILTTAANQTLTPLHDRMPVVLPSDVWDEWLDPDHPDPRALRRLLVPAPDDALTFHAVSQEANSPRNDHPGLLDPVPEQPRLL; via the coding sequence ATGTGCGGACGCTTCGTCGCCATCACCGATCCCGACGGCCTCGCCCGGTTCCTGGTCGTGGACGACCGCGACGCCGGCGCGCTGGCCCCGTCCTACAACGTCGCCCCGACCCAGGAGGTGTACGCCGCCAGGGTGCGCCGGGGCCGGCGGACGCTCGTCACGCTGCGGTGGGGACTGGTGCCGCACTGGGCCGACGACCCGGCCGTCGGCAGCCGCCACATCAACGCCCGCGCCGAGAGCGCCGCGGACAAGCCGGCCTTCCGGGACGCGTTCGCGCGCCACCGCTGCCTGATCCCCGCCGACGGCTTCTACGAGTGGCGGACCGGCCCCGACGGCGCGAAGGTGCCCCACTACGTCACCGCTGCCGACGGCGGACTGCTCGCCTTCGCCGGGCTGTGGTCGGCGTGGGGCGGGCCCGACCGCGACGAGCCGCTGCGCACCTGCGCGATCCTCACCACCGCCGCGAACCAGACCCTGACCCCGTTGCACGACCGGATGCCGGTCGTGCTGCCGTCAGACGTCTGGGACGAGTGGCTCGACCCCGACCATCCCGACCCCCGGGCGCTGCGCCGTCTGCTCGTCCCCGCGCCCGACGACGCGCTCACGTTCCACGCCGTCAGCCAGGAGGCCAACAGCCCGCGCAACGACCACCCGGGGCTGCTCGACCCCGTTCCGGAGCAGCCCCGGCTCCTATAG
- a CDS encoding amino acid adenylation domain-containing protein has product MSGTVDQHEPGDEGPGARPTAEPDAWVAEHLDDAEVAALLAAHGDPEVDAGPDEAPRARLRRVLAQRRARGEPALYPLSWNQTSLWYLHELDPTAPTYHVGGAMRLRGPLDVAAFGRAVQAVSDRHEALRTTFTTVGGRPFQLVHPRLETPVEQVDVAGLDDGALVARVQHDYARPMDLRSAPGLQTTLYLGGETPVFLVRIHHALMDLWSLAIVFHELDELYAAECAGRPPELSPPPEQYPSFVRWQREVLAGEEGERQGRFWEEALRDLPPVLELPLDRPRPPLQSQRGRAVFFSLDQDVTKALRRLGRQEHVTSFVLLLAAYQALLFRYTGQEGLGVGAPAAGRGEAGFRNMIGHCVNMMVLGARFDDDPSFRELLARSRRTVQDAMKHEDYPFSHLVARLGVQPDHSRTPLFQASMVLQQSPLVDMSYLALNVATDRPATIGELVLEPFPILTQQGQFDLSLWWARVGGAFHGELKYDDALFERDTIVRLAGHLEMLVRGVLEDPDMPLSRVPLLSEDDRSQVLEEWNDTTRPYRRDACLHVLFEEQAARTPDAVAVAGADRCLTYGELEQRSNQLAQHLRSLGVATGSLVAVLVDRSPEAVVALLGILKAGAGYVPLERHYPAARIRFILTSLGIGVAVTGSAHLTHLDSLGADLRHLVCVDAATDPLGEEAGGVRVWGWDVVARQPATRPDGRATAEDTAYIIFTSGSTGTPKGVTVRHRPVINLIEWVNRRYGVGPHDRLLFITSLSFDLSVYDVFGALAAGATIRIATRDEIQDPHSLSRILCEDGITIWDSAPPALNQLVPFLPVAASASPLRLVLLSGDWIPVKLPDQIRSVFADAHVVSLGGATEATIWSNWYDIGDVDPSWPSIPYGRPIQNARYYILDRVGNPCPVGVPGDLYIGGECLADGYVNDSELTAAKFVPDPFVDGPGARMYDTGDRARFFPDGTIEFLGRRDFQVKIRGYRIELGEIESVLVEHARVGECAVLARDEDGGERYLVAYVTVHDGDAPAPSELRAYLRERLPEFMVPQHFVVLDQLPLTPNGKLDRKALPAPERRREDLGTAYVAPATERERRLAEIWQQVLGVDRVGATDNFFDLGGESLRAVQIVYEIEARLGAVTPVSVLLRAPTVRELADRLDGDGDAGDPAALLVPLRTGTRGRTLFLLHPSGGEVVAYRALLDELDVARPLVGVQSLSRVGRPEPSSVDEMADVYLHAIVAAQPDGPYLLAGWSLGGVLAHAVTTRLEQAGAEVAFCALVDSQLPGERAELRDRLLYRLGATLGPLAGSLADEPEDATAALLARPDEERVRQALDLARRRGAAVADLPPEVLEREIAIARQHSTALEAHRPGVAAVGLHLVWAEQSLHDGQPMTEWAAYTSGGVEQTILPGANHFTLWQSPHRGALCAQLTAALQTLPV; this is encoded by the coding sequence ATGAGCGGCACGGTCGACCAGCACGAGCCCGGTGACGAAGGCCCTGGTGCCCGCCCGACCGCCGAGCCGGACGCCTGGGTGGCCGAGCACCTCGACGACGCCGAGGTCGCCGCGCTGCTCGCTGCCCATGGCGATCCGGAAGTCGACGCCGGACCGGACGAAGCGCCGCGTGCGCGACTGCGACGCGTGCTCGCGCAGCGGCGCGCGCGGGGCGAGCCCGCGCTCTATCCGCTGTCGTGGAACCAGACGTCGCTGTGGTACCTGCACGAGCTCGACCCCACGGCGCCGACCTATCACGTGGGTGGGGCGATGCGCCTGCGCGGACCGCTCGACGTCGCGGCGTTCGGCCGGGCGGTGCAGGCGGTCAGCGACCGCCACGAGGCCCTGCGCACGACCTTCACGACCGTCGGCGGGCGACCGTTCCAGCTCGTGCACCCGCGGCTGGAGACGCCGGTCGAACAGGTCGACGTCGCTGGCCTCGACGACGGCGCTCTCGTCGCGCGCGTGCAGCACGACTACGCGCGGCCCATGGACCTGCGTTCGGCGCCCGGCCTGCAGACGACGCTGTACCTGGGCGGCGAGACGCCGGTGTTCCTGGTGCGCATCCACCACGCGCTGATGGACCTCTGGTCGCTGGCGATCGTCTTCCACGAGCTCGACGAGCTCTACGCCGCCGAGTGCGCTGGTCGTCCCCCGGAGCTGTCCCCGCCGCCGGAGCAGTATCCCAGCTTCGTGCGCTGGCAGCGCGAGGTCCTCGCGGGCGAAGAGGGGGAACGCCAGGGTCGGTTCTGGGAGGAGGCGCTCCGCGACCTGCCGCCCGTCCTCGAGCTGCCGCTCGACCGGCCCCGGCCCCCCCTGCAGTCCCAGCGCGGCCGCGCCGTGTTCTTCTCCCTCGACCAGGACGTCACCAAGGCGCTGCGACGGCTCGGCCGGCAGGAGCACGTGACGTCGTTCGTGTTGTTGCTCGCTGCCTACCAGGCGCTGCTGTTTCGCTACACCGGCCAGGAGGGTCTCGGTGTCGGCGCGCCGGCAGCAGGTCGCGGTGAGGCCGGCTTCCGCAACATGATCGGCCACTGCGTCAACATGATGGTGCTTGGCGCCCGCTTCGACGACGACCCGTCGTTCCGCGAGCTGCTCGCCCGGTCCCGCCGGACGGTCCAGGACGCGATGAAGCACGAGGACTACCCCTTCTCCCACCTCGTCGCCCGTCTCGGCGTGCAGCCCGACCACAGCCGGACACCGCTGTTCCAGGCGTCCATGGTCCTCCAGCAGAGCCCGCTGGTCGACATGAGCTACCTCGCCCTGAACGTCGCCACCGACCGGCCGGCGACCATCGGCGAGCTCGTGCTGGAGCCCTTCCCCATCCTCACGCAGCAGGGCCAGTTCGACCTGTCGTTGTGGTGGGCCCGCGTGGGCGGGGCGTTCCACGGCGAGCTCAAGTACGACGATGCGCTCTTCGAGCGGGACACGATCGTCCGCCTCGCCGGCCATCTCGAGATGCTCGTGCGCGGTGTCCTGGAGGACCCCGACATGCCACTCTCGCGGGTGCCGTTGCTGAGCGAGGACGACCGCTCGCAGGTCCTCGAGGAGTGGAACGACACGACCCGGCCCTACCGGCGCGACGCCTGCCTGCACGTGCTGTTCGAGGAGCAGGCCGCCCGCACGCCCGACGCCGTGGCCGTGGCGGGCGCGGACCGCTGCCTGACCTACGGCGAGCTGGAGCAGCGGTCCAACCAGCTCGCCCAGCACCTGCGCTCGCTGGGCGTGGCGACCGGTTCGCTGGTGGCCGTCCTCGTCGACCGCTCGCCGGAGGCGGTCGTCGCGCTCCTCGGCATCCTCAAGGCGGGTGCCGGCTACGTGCCGCTCGAGCGGCACTACCCGGCGGCGCGCATCCGGTTCATCCTGACCTCGCTGGGGATCGGGGTGGCGGTGACCGGATCCGCCCACCTCACCCACCTCGACTCGTTGGGGGCCGACCTCCGCCACCTCGTGTGCGTCGACGCCGCCACCGATCCGCTCGGGGAGGAGGCCGGGGGGGTGCGCGTCTGGGGCTGGGACGTCGTCGCGCGTCAGCCGGCGACACGACCCGACGGCCGCGCCACCGCCGAGGACACGGCCTACATCATCTTCACGTCGGGTTCCACGGGCACGCCCAAGGGCGTCACCGTGCGCCACCGTCCTGTCATCAACCTCATCGAGTGGGTGAACCGCCGGTACGGCGTCGGCCCGCACGATCGGCTGCTCTTCATCACCTCGCTGAGCTTCGACCTGTCGGTCTACGACGTCTTCGGTGCGCTCGCCGCTGGGGCGACGATCCGCATCGCCACGCGCGACGAGATCCAGGATCCCCACAGCCTGTCGAGGATCCTGTGCGAGGACGGCATCACCATCTGGGACTCGGCGCCCCCGGCCCTGAACCAGCTGGTGCCCTTCCTGCCGGTCGCGGCGTCGGCCAGCCCGCTGCGGTTGGTGCTGCTGAGCGGCGACTGGATCCCGGTGAAGCTTCCCGACCAGATCCGATCGGTGTTCGCCGACGCCCACGTCGTGAGCCTCGGCGGCGCCACCGAAGCCACCATCTGGTCGAACTGGTACGACATCGGCGACGTCGACCCGTCGTGGCCGAGCATCCCCTACGGTCGGCCGATCCAGAACGCCCGGTACTACATCCTCGACCGCGTCGGCAACCCCTGTCCCGTCGGCGTCCCCGGCGACCTGTACATCGGTGGCGAGTGCCTGGCCGACGGCTACGTCAACGACTCCGAGCTCACGGCGGCGAAGTTCGTCCCTGATCCCTTCGTCGACGGGCCGGGCGCGCGTATGTACGACACCGGCGACCGGGCCCGGTTCTTCCCCGACGGCACCATCGAGTTCCTCGGCCGGCGGGACTTCCAGGTGAAGATCCGCGGATATCGGATCGAGCTCGGAGAGATCGAGTCGGTCCTCGTCGAGCATGCCCGGGTGGGCGAGTGCGCGGTGCTCGCCCGCGACGAGGACGGGGGCGAGCGGTACCTCGTCGCCTACGTCACCGTGCACGACGGCGATGCGCCTGCCCCATCCGAGCTGCGCGCCTACCTGCGGGAGCGGCTACCGGAGTTCATGGTGCCCCAGCACTTCGTGGTGCTCGATCAGCTCCCCCTGACCCCCAACGGCAAGCTCGACCGCAAGGCGCTGCCCGCGCCCGAACGTCGCCGCGAGGATCTCGGCACGGCGTACGTGGCCCCCGCGACCGAGCGCGAGCGCAGGCTCGCCGAGATCTGGCAGCAGGTCCTCGGCGTCGACCGGGTCGGCGCCACCGACAACTTCTTCGATCTCGGCGGCGAGTCGCTGCGGGCCGTGCAGATCGTCTACGAGATCGAGGCGCGCCTGGGTGCCGTGACGCCCGTGAGCGTGCTGCTGCGCGCCCCGACGGTCCGCGAGCTCGCGGACCGACTGGACGGTGACGGCGATGCGGGCGACCCGGCAGCGCTGCTCGTGCCGTTGCGGACCGGCACCCGCGGCCGGACGCTGTTCCTGCTGCACCCGTCCGGTGGGGAGGTGGTCGCCTACCGGGCCCTCCTCGACGAGCTCGACGTCGCCCGTCCGCTCGTGGGCGTCCAGTCGCTCAGCAGGGTGGGGCGGCCGGAGCCCTCCAGCGTGGACGAGATGGCCGACGTGTACCTGCACGCCATCGTGGCCGCCCAGCCCGACGGCCCCTACCTCCTGGCGGGCTGGTCCCTCGGCGGTGTGCTCGCGCACGCGGTCACCACACGGCTCGAGCAGGCCGGCGCCGAGGTGGCGTTCTGCGCCCTCGTCGATTCGCAGCTGCCCGGGGAGCGCGCGGAGCTGCGCGACCGCCTCCTCTACCGCCTCGGCGCGACGCTCGGCCCCCTCGCGGGGTCGCTGGCCGACGAACCGGAGGACGCCACGGCGGCGCTGCTGGCCCGCCCGGACGAGGAGCGGGTGCGCCAGGCGCTGGACCTGGCCCGCCGGCGTGGGGCCGCCGTCGCCGACCTCCCGCCGGAGGTCCTCGAGCGCGAGATCGCCATCGCCCGGCAGCACTCGACGGCGCTCGAGGCGCACCGGCCCGGCGTCGCCGCAGTGGGTCTGCATCTCGTGTGGGCCGAGCAGAGCCTCCACGACGGTCAGCCGATGACCGAGTGGGCGGCGTACACGAGCGGTGGCGTCGAGCAGACCATCCTGCCCGGCGCCAACCACTTCACCCTCTGGCAGTCACCGCATCGCGGCGCGCTCTGCGCGCAGCTGACGGCGGCGCTCCAAACCCTGCCGGTGTAG
- a CDS encoding FAD-dependent oxidoreductase, producing MSSVAVDVVVVGGGIQGLVLVRELSAQGYACVLVTRGPLGGAQTLHSHGALISGMGLVTGALAETVDRHTAPYLRRWGVSVETQLPGFLVIPDGMAADLAPAWQSYGYRPERTDPGSLPGFEPGASPYRVPTANIDKRRLVEGLARGLEARVVQGEVVHTEGELHVRTAGGQTLRLRARAVVLAAGCGTKELLDRTFDVEGRLAARITYSKLHILCLRAPAGVLPAFGAVVSPDLLVIGHRQDDGRGAAAASTWYVTPVDPMATPHPRAPDDAVADVEPRVVALAVQGLRRLFPVLRHDDERVQATVFAGYKQDLDGEQLGRACELVDADRNLMVVLPSVLANAVPNAHDCVAVLRERVEPSGQTTDMPGAGGVAVGAPYEDSGLPWQAWGALARAAGR from the coding sequence ATGAGCTCGGTTGCCGTGGACGTCGTCGTGGTGGGTGGCGGGATCCAGGGGCTTGTGCTCGTGCGCGAGTTGTCCGCGCAGGGATATGCCTGCGTCCTGGTCACCCGGGGACCGCTCGGTGGCGCGCAGACCCTCCATTCCCACGGCGCCCTGATCAGCGGCATGGGCCTGGTCACCGGCGCGCTGGCGGAGACCGTCGACCGCCACACGGCGCCCTACCTGCGGCGTTGGGGCGTGTCGGTGGAGACCCAGCTGCCCGGGTTCCTGGTGATCCCCGACGGCATGGCCGCTGATCTGGCGCCGGCATGGCAGTCATACGGCTACCGACCGGAGCGCACCGACCCGGGGAGCCTGCCGGGGTTCGAGCCTGGCGCGTCGCCGTACCGCGTGCCGACCGCGAACATCGACAAGCGCCGGCTCGTCGAGGGGCTGGCGCGCGGGCTCGAGGCCCGCGTCGTCCAGGGGGAGGTCGTCCACACCGAGGGCGAGCTGCACGTCCGCACGGCCGGCGGGCAGACCCTGCGCCTGCGTGCCCGCGCCGTGGTGCTCGCCGCCGGCTGCGGGACCAAGGAACTGCTGGACCGGACGTTTGACGTCGAGGGGCGGCTTGCCGCGCGGATCACCTATTCCAAGCTGCACATACTGTGCCTCAGGGCGCCGGCGGGCGTCTTGCCCGCGTTCGGTGCGGTCGTCTCGCCCGATCTGCTCGTGATCGGCCACCGGCAGGACGACGGCCGCGGCGCAGCGGCCGCCAGCACCTGGTACGTCACGCCGGTGGACCCCATGGCGACCCCGCACCCTAGGGCGCCCGACGACGCCGTGGCGGACGTCGAACCGCGGGTCGTGGCGCTCGCCGTGCAGGGGCTGCGGCGTCTGTTCCCTGTCTTGCGCCACGACGACGAGCGCGTGCAGGCGACGGTCTTCGCCGGGTACAAGCAGGACCTCGACGGCGAGCAGCTGGGACGAGCGTGCGAGCTCGTCGATGCTGACCGCAACCTCATGGTGGTCCTGCCCTCGGTCCTGGCCAACGCGGTGCCCAACGCACACGACTGCGTCGCGGTCCTGCGCGAGCGGGTCGAGCCCAGCGGCCAGACCACCGACATGCCCGGGGCGGGCGGTGTCGCCGTCGGCGCTCCGTACGAGGACAGCGGCCTTCCGTGGCAGGCCTGGGGCGCCCTCGCGCGTGCCGCCGGCAGGTGA